In Gadus morhua chromosome 5, gadMor3.0, whole genome shotgun sequence, the genomic stretch AGACTGCAATTAAAGCTAGTATTTAGTAAAGTAGGCAATTGGAAACTTCTTTGTCACAACCACTTCATAGAAAATTCGAGTAGTAGGAGTAGGATCAATCGAGTTGTTGAAATAAGTATCATACAAAACTCCTTAAAGTTTACTTACAAAATGTGAGCATCGAAATGAAGAAATCAACGAGTTAGCCACACATAATAAAGCTTCGGACGCAGCCAAGGTTACAACTTCGACGGAGCAAATCCTGTACCTTCCTGATACACCTTTGCCAGTACCTTCCTGATACACCTATATACCTGTCTTTCGGGTTTAGACTCTCTGACGTCATCATGTCTGCCGTGGCGTGAACACTGATTGGGGATCAGTTTGGCATTTTGCTGACTTGTGGCTGCTTTGCATTACGGTGGTGAATATTGAACATTGCATTTTAAACATAGTTTTTTTTGCCATATATTTGTGGGTATTTATCTTAattatgtttattgtttaacacatatatacataaatccaatcaaataaaaatgcaaTTATGCATGCATTGTGAGTAGAATTTGGAGGCAAATATTTGAATATCTAATGACTCCAGTTTTGTTTGACAGTGTATCCGGCCAATCAGCGTGGCTCAGAAAACTTTGTCCATGTCTAGCTTAGCCAATCAAATGACACTCCTTCGAGAGGCACTGCAGTGAAAGCTGCCTTTGTGTTGACATTTTCAGGATCAAGAGGTAATGATAATTATTCAATCGTTTGTGACAAAAAACGCACAAAATATAGCATGTTGCCGCGAACAGGGGTACTCTAAATGTTTTTGTCGGTATACGAGCTCAGATCCATGTGAAAACGAGGTTCGCTAGTCATGATCGGGTCACACCTGCTACTGAGCCACAGTTACCGTTGCTGCTAGTCGACACTCATTGTTAGCATTTAGCTAACAATAAGGCTAGCTTGCGCAACCAATCGATCGCCAATTAATTTCCTCCGATACCTTTTCAAATCGTGTCGAAAGAAACGCACGATGGAATAGATTCATATGTAGGCTGCTATTTATACATTCAAccaatgtacattttcctttttgGTGGTATGACAAAATGAACCAAGCTACCCCTAACTGGCTCAGTGGTTAGCTCAACCTCTTGCTGTCTGCAGGCTTCACAGAGAGCTAGCATTAGCAAGCTAGCCGGTTCTTGCTATTTTCCATAGGGACGACGGTAGAGTTACACGATGGATTGGTTCTCTGGATGATTAACATGTAGCATGGTATAATACAAtatgaaatataatataagGCCGCCAGGTGTTTTTATAACTACATCTCTggttctttctttatttcttagTGTTTGAATGGATATTACGAGGTGCACGGAGAAATGGGTAAAACAATGCTATTGTACCATAGAGCCGTCATTTCACAAAATCATATATTCATGCACCGTGTCCAGCAGCATTTAAATTCGTGTTACGGGTTGGGGCGATACAGTTCCTAGTGCCAATCAAATCTAGTGTTGTATTAGTCTAATGCAGCAGGTACATTTATTTTCACCCAAGGTAAAGAGGCGAATAAGTAGCGATTTCATGTTGTGGgtcttgttgtgtttttattatgatTGGCCACATATGTTAGGTCTAGGCACCAGAACATGATTGTCAAAAATTTTTGATTTCTCTGAAAAAACGAATAACCTTACCTAAAAATCCCTTAAAATGGCAAAGCTGTTTTGCACTCAACTACCAAAGATATTGATACCTATGATATAGATCGTCATTGCTCATGCTTTTCTTCATTCacgttttttccttttttatattCCTGATCATTTGTTATCTTATCCACTGTGCACATTCAAGTGGCAGATATTTCCCCACCAAAACCACATATTTTGTCGTAAAAACCGAAACGTCTATACTCATGCTATCCTCCCCTCCCGCCCTAGGAGAGGCCTCCAACGTCCTCCATGATGTTGTCCAGTAAGAAGTCAGACGctggctcctcttcctccacctcctcatccactACCGGCGCCGCTGGGGCGGAACGGGCCTCTGGGTCAGACGCCCAGTCTGGGCCGTCGGCCACTGTTCCCGGACCCGCGGACGTCAAGAAAAAGGAAAGGGCTTCCCCAAGCGGGGAGCCGGGGgggccccccctgccccaccaAGCAGGTCCAGGAGCGGCGGAGCAGGACGCCGCGGAAGTCCGCAGGACGAGCCGTCGCAAGCGAGCAAAAGTAAACATCTAAGATCTTCGTTACCCTTTATGGCAAGAGAGGGTGACATGTTGCTGGATATgaaccctttttatttttaatgtctaaaTCGTATCATTATAGGGCAAAGATTGGAAAGTTTACCATTATTTCAATTACGTGAGTATATTGTGCGTTCACTTTACACTATACacctgaaatatatatatatcagcaTTTCTACCGTTTTTTATGATGTCCATTGTTTACCTTATCACATTGTGTTTCCTAGTTGCCATAAAGTGGGTAAAGCAAGGAGCATTAATGAACTATATTAATGTCGTATCAAGATCAGCAGGGACAGGCTACAGTCAAATGAGTTtctaaaaaggaaaaacaaagaaTCGCTTGGACCTCGGCAGTAGTCAATCGATAATTTACTTTATGATCATATGTTACTATTTCTGTCTTATAACATCCCCTTAAGGCAAAATCACATAACCATGCTATCTTTCCCCAGTAAACCCAGGCTgtttcacacacaaagacccagtGAACACGCCTACAtctacaacaacacagagaaaggACATGGCTATAGTACTCCTGAAGAATAACAGATCATACCTCCTTCCCTAGATAAAGACTCCGGGCCATGGAAgaaagtgaagcgttgtcaccCCTCGCACAAGCTCGCCCCTGCCTTCCAGCGGACCCCAGAGCCAGGTTTTCACCGAGCTTTTTTTGTTGTGCGTCCTACAGCAGGTGGAGTACCGCGAGATGGACGAGAGCCTGGCCAATCTGTCTGAGGACGAATATTACTCTGAGGAGGAGCGCAATGCCaaggcagagaaggagaggaagcagGTGGTGCCGCCGCCCGCACCCCCgccggaggaggagaatgaCAGCGAGCCTGAAGAGCCCTCAGGTGTGTCCCAATGTCCATGCACTTATTACATCCTGTGATAGAAAGCTTAGAACTTGTATCATTTCTTCCGTGTGGCTCCCTGTTTTATGTACACaagtatcatcatcatcctatCGTACCGTCGGTTGGTGACTATGTTTAATCCCGCGGTGGACGTGATTGGCCTACTTAGGTGTGGAGGGAGCCGCCTTCCAGAGCCGCCTCCCCCACGACCGCATGACGTCGCAGGAGGCCGCCTGCTTCCCCGACATCATCAGCGGGCCCCAGCAGACCCAGAAGGTCTTCCTGTTCATCCGGAACCGCACGGTATGGGCCCGCCCCTCCACGCACGCTTGACACAAGGCTCGTTGTTTCAAAGGCAAGACGCGCGTGAAGTGATCTCTTTGTTATTTTTCCCATGATGCCTCTTTCAGCTTCAACTGTGGCTAGACAACCCTAAGGTGCAGCTGACGTTTGAGGCCACCGTGCAACAGCTTGAAGCTCCGTACAATAGTGAGTTCAACTTAAGACTTTTTCCTTTACTCATCTTCTCGTATATTATTTGTGGAACACATGGTAacctttctccatctctttatCTCCTCAGGTGATACTATACTGGTCCACAGAATACACAGCTACCTAGAGAGGCATGGTCTTGTCAACTTTGGCATTTACAAGAGGGTCAAGCCGTTACCCAGTGAGTGAACATCCTTTTATCCTCAGCAATGTAACTCTGAACCTTTTGGCTCAAACGTCTCCCCGAGCCACCATTGGCCGTGCACCAGTCCTGGGTTATATCTCAACCGCCGTCCTTCCTCCTGCAGCTAAGAAGACAGGAAAGGTCATCATCATCGGAGGGGGCGTGTCGGGTCTCGCTGCGGCCAGGCAGCTGCAGAGCTTTGGGATGGACGTGACCGTTCTGGAAGCCAGGGTATGTCAATGGACGAGTCAATACCGATATGAATAGGTGGGACTGGTGTTCCACATGACTTGAGTTCAgtgatttgtttctgttaggttaaatgttttattttgcatCTTCTACAGGATCGTGTTGGCGGCAGAGTGGCCACGTTTAGGAAAGGCAACTATGTGGCAGATCTAGGAGCTATGGTAGTGACCGGACTGGGTAAGAGACTTTCATTTGTCCATGGCATTCCTTCATCTGCAGAAGTATTAGAACTTATGCCAATGCTTTTTGATCAGTGCTTCAGTAACCAATAACCATCAGTAGAGGGCGGTGTTGTTAAATAatatttctgtgcgtgtgtaggagGAAACCCCATGGCTGTAATAAGTAAGCAGGTCAACATGGAGTTGGCCAAAATTAAACAGAAGTGTCCTCTCTATGAAGCCAACGGCCAGGCCGTAAGTATAACCAGACATCCTAGATCTAATATGCTATTATTCTAACAGTAAAGTTTATTTTATCTTCCAGTATATTAACTAGcagacaaaatataaaaaagatcAAATCACTTTTTAAATTGGTCTTTGATTGTTACTTACCTTGAAAAACAGTCTTAGAAGTCTCAAATGGGTATATACTTTAAAGATGGGACGTGGATTGATGTTATGGATGCATGTATGCATTACACACTAACTACAAGGTAATGGATCTAaagcacagtgtgtgtttgggtatgcGTAGGCTGTCTTTTGTATTTAACAACGTGTGGTATAACAGTAAATGTGAAGTTCTTGGTTTTTGTACAACCCGCATCTGTTTGGACTGAAGGCTCCTTTATAGACCTGTTTTTGTCTCCCTGCGAGTTAAACCGTGCCACACACTGCGTAAACAAAAGAGTGGATCCGTCCTTCACTGCTTTGGCTAGCCGGTCATAGACCACAGTCCCTTTAATGAAGGGCGTTTAGCAGGCAGAGGCCAATGCTATTATGGGATGTAAACAATCTGTTTACTCATTTGTTTGCTGTAAGTAAGGGCAGCGGCAGTGGAAATGGAATTGTTTAGATTTGTGATAAGGGCGTTTCCTTGTACAGGTTTAAAGGCTCTTCAAGCCTCAACATCACGTGGAATGAATTTAGTCATCGGCGGCCGAGATGAAAATtcaatgcaaatgttttttcttttgtgcaAACCTGTTGAGGTGAAGCTGTATTtaccttttcttttctctcccttccctcttctAAAACCCTCCCCTGTTCATCTTTTGGTGCACAACTTTAGGGGGAACGATGCACGAGTGtatgtattgttttatttatataatacGTACCTTACCTTGTATTAATGAGCATTCCATTTCATCCTTTTAATTAAAATTGTCAACACATAATATCACAACAGTTTATCCCTCTGTAATGTGAACCCTATGGGAACTGATGCAAAGATATGGGAGATGTATATTGACATTAATGATGTTTTATTTTGATGATGTTCTGTCTACCAGGTTTGACAGACATTTTCATAAAATACTTATGCAATACCatttaataattatttaattaatcttCGCAGAAATATATTGCTTTTGGCTGGATTTGATTACAGTAGCATGCAGAGTAAATCCATGCATGGTCTGTGTCATTAAGTTAGGAAATAACTTTTTATTTTGCATGAAATGCGTGCTTGCTCTTATATGCCCTGTGGGAAATTACATAATTATacgtttattttataaatacatcTTCAAGGACATCCGATCACTGCCTATGTTTTAAATTTTGTCACCATTTTATTGATTCCTTCCTGGTATTGCATGACTTTAATGGGAAATTAAAGACAAATATTTTAACTGATCAGGGACATTGCTAAATTATTGGCCCTGTTCTTTCCTTCTAGTACAAGCTACTATACTCTAATGTATTACTATTGTAACCTGCTGGTGGATTAGGTTCTAGGTTGTTTGTCaacagtctgtgtgtctgtctccaggTGCCCAAGGAGAAGGACGAGATGGTGGAGCAGGAGTTCAACAGGCTCCTGGAGGCAACCTCCTACCTCAGCCACCAGCTGGACTTCAACTTCCTCAACAACAAGCCTGTGTCCCTGGGACAGGCCCTGGAGGTGGTCATCCAGTGAgtgacacactcaaacactagCACATGACTTTACAATATCAACACTGGGCAAAATGGTATCGCTGTTATGCAAACTGCGCATGTTAACCGATTGTACACACAATAGcaaccaaggtgtgtgtgtgtgtgtgtgtgtgtgtaggctgcaGGAAAAACACGTAAAGGACGAGCAGATTGAACACTGGAAGAAGATTGTCAAAACCCAGGAGGATCTGAAGGAGCTGCTAAACAAGGTGAACCTAActtatgttttatattgtttcaTATTTGACATCTGAATAATTAAGGAGATGGTCCTGCTCCTTTCTTACCAACTTGTGTGCTACTACTAAGTCAACAATGACATGTAGACTCAAATTACGCCTCAACAATACCTCTTCTCCTAGCCAAGGGCTTATCTCGACCAAAAATTACATTTGATGGTATTCAGGAATACACGACGAAAATGGACAAATCATAAAATGTTTGTACGAATACCAAACTATGTTTGCTGACCATCTTATTTTgatcctctccacctcctcctcctctcctcccatcagATGGTGAACACCAAGGAGCGCGTGAAGGAGCTCCACCAGCAGTACAAGGAGGCCAGCGAGGTGAAGCCGCCCAGGGACATCACGGCAGAGTTCCTGGTCAAGAGCAAGCACCGGGACCTGACCGCGCTCTGCAAAGTGAGCCCCGTCTGATTCCAAACCCGTGCAGTGTttcctgcctctccctctttctatttctgtctctctctatctgtgtctgctttttttttgctcggtctttctttcgttctttctttgtttcttaaAGTGTTTATTATTAATGGATCTAATCTCTGCTGGCTCAGGTCTTGATAACCGGCGCGATTAATCTAACAGCCAGACGCCCGGTCGGGGTCAACGCTAGAATGGTGTGTCAGAGCAAATCGCACACACATTGTAATGTGTATGCGATTTTGGAGATGTGTGTTTGCAGATTGCAACGGTATGCAATAGATTGCTGGAAAACGATCAAGTACTCGTTTTCCCCCTTGTCATCCTGCGGTTAAAAAAAACCCCATCGCAGATTCTTTTCATTAATCATAATGTGGTGGTTAGGCATGCATGTTTTATCTATTTCATGGCAAATTGATGGGGCCCTCTTGCATGAGTCAAAAAGGCCTCTAGTCTACAGGATTTGCATCCACCTCATTTTCATTATCTGTGACTTTGACTGGTAAAATCATTAAAATCCTCCAGCGTACCTCGCTCATAAAAGTGATGTACGGTGGCCAGCGAGGTAGAGGATGCTTCAGCGTCCCTAACCACATGCCATTGTAACTCTCTCAAGCAGGCAGCGCAGGGCTGTGTTTAAGTGGTTTAATGCCCTGGCTGGATGTGCTATTAGAGCCAGCGCTGGCCTTTTATTTTGGGCTGGAGATAAATCTGCTCTcggtgagctgtgtgtgtactTAAGACCGCGGGTAGAGCTGCTTCAAACACAGCTGCCGTCTGGACCGGAACGGacccgttcccccccccccccccccccccccccccccccccatccactgTCTATAGCAGCCACTTCAAGGCCTGCACCGATCGGCGTCTGACTCAGCCCGGAGCCGGAGTCACACACCCGCTTCACACAGCCCTCGTGGACCTTTCTTTGTGTAACCATCCGTGTGTACTTGCACACGAGTAGAATTGCGAAGGAAACGTAGCTTCACAGCGTAGTCAGCAGTTGGATGCGTTTGTCTCCgttagttttttgtttttcattcttTTTCATTGTATGTGTCGGTTTTGCCAGGGTCCGGTTTCTGCTGGCCGTAGCGGTCAGTGTGGCTCACAGTAGTGCAGTGGTAGGAGGCGTTATTATAGTGCAGTAGGGGTGTCAGGGCCTGGTGGCAGCTTTTTATAGACACAGTTTTAACACCGTCGCTGTGGCTGCCAGCGCTGTTGCGGTGAACCTCTGAACCGGGCCGACTCAGCCCACTCTCTGACTGCTCTATTTGTCCTCTCTACCTGTCCCAGAACACTTTAGGGTGTGTTCAACGTGgacgcccacacgcacacacaaattcatatGAACTGGcatgcaattaaaaaaaataaataatgcttTGACAAAATGCTTAAGTAAAGAACAGCCCTTTGCTGGCTTCTTGCCAAACAAAGCAACCTGTCTTGACTGAGAAAAAAACGTGTTTTATATTGACACCCATATTAACAGTGCCTGTTCTAAACGCAAAAACGGTTCCTATTCCGGCTCTCAACAATCGCTCATCTAAATAATTTCACACAACAGCCTCCTTAGCGTCACACCCGCCCAGTGTGAAGTCGATCAGATTTACTGTTGTCAAGAAAATCTAAGGACAGACATACAAAGGCTCCTCTTATTAAAGTTGGATAGATCATGGGTGCAACACCATTTGAGATGCACTGCTGGCGATATATGCTTACAGTGTAAGCGCACCTATTAAACATCTCCAATAACCGGATATGCTGACTTCAAATGAAAATACGCTCTTGACAGTGCAAGCCTATTCATGGCTGCCTTCTAGTGGCAATGTATGCAGCAGATCAAGACAAGGAGGTTGCTCAAACTCTTCCACGTACGTGTGTCTGTCCTTAGGAGTACGACGAGCTGGTGGAGCTACAGGTGAAACTTGAAGAAAAACTACAGGAGCTGGAGGCGAATCCACCCAGGTGAGACCTCCTCTACGTCTGTCCAGCCATCTTTTCAAGGGATCTACACGTCCTCTGGACTTAAGTGACtcagggcgcactcacactaggccatctgtaccgtgcccaagtccgtttcacacctgtaccatgctcaagtctagatcgtttggctagtgtgagcacgccAACCGTCCTCAAGTTCACTTCCGTTCCTTGGCCTGAGCACAcgtgggagaggtgtgctcaggccacggtacagatgctaatgagccgacacgcgcacacgcacggctacgcaacctgagctggatgacgtatagtccatgtgACCCTTCTTTtccattaaacaataaacatgacGGCAAGCGATTCatgttggtgcgatagtgaagttgagattttgataaaaaataccCCAATAGTcacggcgcgggctttcttcgttcactggagaaggcggggctgc encodes the following:
- the kdm1a gene encoding lysine-specific histone demethylase 1A isoform X2 — its product is MDITRCTEKWERPPTSSMMLSSKKSDAGSSSSTSSSTTGAAGAERASGSDAQSGPSATVPGPADVKKKERASPSGEPGGPPLPHQAGPGAAEQDAAEVRRTSRRKRAKQVEYREMDESLANLSEDEYYSEEERNAKAEKERKQVVPPPAPPPEEENDSEPEEPSGVEGAAFQSRLPHDRMTSQEAACFPDIISGPQQTQKVFLFIRNRTLQLWLDNPKVQLTFEATVQQLEAPYNSDTILVHRIHSYLERHGLVNFGIYKRVKPLPTKKTGKVIIIGGGVSGLAAARQLQSFGMDVTVLEARDRVGGRVATFRKGNYVADLGAMVVTGLGGNPMAVISKQVNMELAKIKQKCPLYEANGQAGERCTSVPKEKDEMVEQEFNRLLEATSYLSHQLDFNFLNNKPVSLGQALEVVIQLQEKHVKDEQIEHWKKIVKTQEDLKELLNKMVNTKERVKELHQQYKEASEVKPPRDITAEFLVKSKHRDLTALCKEYDELVELQVKLEEKLQELEANPPSDVYLSSRDRQILDWHFANLEFANATPLSTLSLKHWDQDDDFEFTGSHLTVRNGYSCVPVALAEGLDIKLNTAVKQVRYTASGCEVIAVNTRSTSQTFIYKCDAVLCTLPLGVMKQQPPAVQFMPSLPEWKTAAIQRMGFGNLNKVVLCFDRVFWDPSVNLFGHVGSTTASRGELFLFWNLYKAPILLALMAGEAAGIMENISDDVIVGRCLAILKGIFGSSAVPQPKETVVTRWRADPWARGSYSYVAAGSSGNDYDLMAQPITPGPAIPGASQPVPRLFFAGEHTIRNYPATVHGALLSGLREAGRIADQFLGAMYTLPRQTTAPAASNPPQALPAAAAV
- the kdm1a gene encoding lysine-specific histone demethylase 1A isoform X3, producing the protein MMLSSKKSDAGSSSSTSSSTTGAAGAERASGSDAQSGPSATVPGPADVKKKERASPSGEPGGPPLPHQAGPGAAEQDAAEVRRTSRRKRAKGKDWKVYHYFNYQVEYREMDESLANLSEDEYYSEEERNAKAEKERKQVVPPPAPPPEEENDSEPEEPSGVEGAAFQSRLPHDRMTSQEAACFPDIISGPQQTQKVFLFIRNRTLQLWLDNPKVQLTFEATVQQLEAPYNSDTILVHRIHSYLERHGLVNFGIYKRVKPLPTKKTGKVIIIGGGVSGLAAARQLQSFGMDVTVLEARDRVGGRVATFRKGNYVADLGAMVVTGLGGNPMAVISKQVNMELAKIKQKCPLYEANGQAGERCTSVPKEKDEMVEQEFNRLLEATSYLSHQLDFNFLNNKPVSLGQALEVVIQLQEKHVKDEQIEHWKKIVKTQEDLKELLNKMVNTKERVKELHQQYKEASEVKPPRDITAEFLVKSKHRDLTALCKEYDELVELQVKLEEKLQELEANPPSDVYLSSRDRQILDWHFANLEFANATPLSTLSLKHWDQDDDFEFTGSHLTVRNGYSCVPVALAEGLDIKLNTAVKQVRYTASGCEVIAVNTRSTSQTFIYKCDAVLCTLPLGVMKQQPPAVQFMPSLPEWKTAAIQRMGFGNLNKVVLCFDRVFWDPSVNLFGHVGSTTASRGELFLFWNLYKAPILLALMAGEAAGIMENISDDVIVGRCLAILKGIFGSSAVPQPKETVVTRWRADPWARGSYSYVAAGSSGNDYDLMAQPITPGPAIPGASQPVPRLFFAGEHTIRNYPATVHGALLSGLREAGRIADQFLGAMYTLPRQTTAPAASNPPQALPAAAAV
- the kdm1a gene encoding lysine-specific histone demethylase 1A isoform X4 is translated as MMLSSKKSDAGSSSSTSSSTTGAAGAERASGSDAQSGPSATVPGPADVKKKERASPSGEPGGPPLPHQAGPGAAEQDAAEVRRTSRRKRAKQVEYREMDESLANLSEDEYYSEEERNAKAEKERKQVVPPPAPPPEEENDSEPEEPSGVEGAAFQSRLPHDRMTSQEAACFPDIISGPQQTQKVFLFIRNRTLQLWLDNPKVQLTFEATVQQLEAPYNSDTILVHRIHSYLERHGLVNFGIYKRVKPLPTKKTGKVIIIGGGVSGLAAARQLQSFGMDVTVLEARDRVGGRVATFRKGNYVADLGAMVVTGLGGNPMAVISKQVNMELAKIKQKCPLYEANGQAGERCTSVPKEKDEMVEQEFNRLLEATSYLSHQLDFNFLNNKPVSLGQALEVVIQLQEKHVKDEQIEHWKKIVKTQEDLKELLNKMVNTKERVKELHQQYKEASEVKPPRDITAEFLVKSKHRDLTALCKEYDELVELQVKLEEKLQELEANPPSDVYLSSRDRQILDWHFANLEFANATPLSTLSLKHWDQDDDFEFTGSHLTVRNGYSCVPVALAEGLDIKLNTAVKQVRYTASGCEVIAVNTRSTSQTFIYKCDAVLCTLPLGVMKQQPPAVQFMPSLPEWKTAAIQRMGFGNLNKVVLCFDRVFWDPSVNLFGHVGSTTASRGELFLFWNLYKAPILLALMAGEAAGIMENISDDVIVGRCLAILKGIFGSSAVPQPKETVVTRWRADPWARGSYSYVAAGSSGNDYDLMAQPITPGPAIPGASQPVPRLFFAGEHTIRNYPATVHGALLSGLREAGRIADQFLGAMYTLPRQTTAPAASNPPQALPAAAAV
- the kdm1a gene encoding lysine-specific histone demethylase 1A isoform X1 is translated as MDITRCTEKWERPPTSSMMLSSKKSDAGSSSSTSSSTTGAAGAERASGSDAQSGPSATVPGPADVKKKERASPSGEPGGPPLPHQAGPGAAEQDAAEVRRTSRRKRAKGKDWKVYHYFNYQVEYREMDESLANLSEDEYYSEEERNAKAEKERKQVVPPPAPPPEEENDSEPEEPSGVEGAAFQSRLPHDRMTSQEAACFPDIISGPQQTQKVFLFIRNRTLQLWLDNPKVQLTFEATVQQLEAPYNSDTILVHRIHSYLERHGLVNFGIYKRVKPLPTKKTGKVIIIGGGVSGLAAARQLQSFGMDVTVLEARDRVGGRVATFRKGNYVADLGAMVVTGLGGNPMAVISKQVNMELAKIKQKCPLYEANGQAGERCTSVPKEKDEMVEQEFNRLLEATSYLSHQLDFNFLNNKPVSLGQALEVVIQLQEKHVKDEQIEHWKKIVKTQEDLKELLNKMVNTKERVKELHQQYKEASEVKPPRDITAEFLVKSKHRDLTALCKEYDELVELQVKLEEKLQELEANPPSDVYLSSRDRQILDWHFANLEFANATPLSTLSLKHWDQDDDFEFTGSHLTVRNGYSCVPVALAEGLDIKLNTAVKQVRYTASGCEVIAVNTRSTSQTFIYKCDAVLCTLPLGVMKQQPPAVQFMPSLPEWKTAAIQRMGFGNLNKVVLCFDRVFWDPSVNLFGHVGSTTASRGELFLFWNLYKAPILLALMAGEAAGIMENISDDVIVGRCLAILKGIFGSSAVPQPKETVVTRWRADPWARGSYSYVAAGSSGNDYDLMAQPITPGPAIPGASQPVPRLFFAGEHTIRNYPATVHGALLSGLREAGRIADQFLGAMYTLPRQTTAPAASNPPQALPAAAAV